The following proteins come from a genomic window of Coregonus clupeaformis isolate EN_2021a chromosome 2, ASM2061545v1, whole genome shotgun sequence:
- the LOC121534936 gene encoding tyrosine-protein kinase BTK isoform X3, with the protein MDPPAEACDALQQGPDAEVPPVLLDGRHVAVLPAGSQASHGLQGAGGQEWLSNTCRRPSRKPLPPTPEEEKPLRPLPPQPPEQPALSAGMTVVAEYEYTPSTPQDLELRKDEEYTILEMSDANWWRARDKYGKEGYIPSNYVVEAGNELERFDWYCKSMNRSQAENLLKTENKDGGFLVRDSSKAGKYTVSVFTKGGETAGSCRHYNICTTQQGQFYLAEKHHFSSIPDLINYHQHNAAGMVSRLKYIVSSRAQNAPSTAGLGYGVWEIDPRHLTFIKELGNGQFGVVKYGKWQGQHDVAIKMIKEGSMSEDDFIEEAKVMMKLRHENLVQLYGVCTKQRPIYIVTEFLSNGCLLSYLREGLKQHMSPIQLLEMCKDVTEGMAYLEAQQYIHRDLAARNCLVDTNGTIKVTDFGLSRYVLDDEYTSSAGSKFPVRWSPPEVLLFCKFSSKSDIWAYGVLMWEVYTLGKLPYERLNNNEIVDQVSRGHRLYRPQLANDRVFAIMTSCWLDKADERPTFQELSVTVQDLLYELQ; encoded by the exons GGATGGACGGCATGTGGCAGTGCTGCCAGCAGGAAGTCAAGCAAGCCATGGGCTGCAGGGTGCTGGAGGCCAAGAAT GGCTTTCAAATACTTGTCGGAGGCCGTCCAGAAAACCACTTCCGCCTACGCCAGAAGAG GAGAAACCTTTGAGGCCTTTACCTCCGCAGCCTCCCGAGCAGCCTGCGCTCTCTGCAGGCATGACGGTGGTCGCTGAGTATGAGTACACGCCTTCCACACCCCAGGATCTGGAGCTGAGGAAGGATGAGGAGTACACCATTCTGGAGATGTCTGATGCCAACTGGTGGAGGGCCAGGGACAAATACGG GAAGGAGGGATACATTCCCAGTAACTATGTTGTGGAGGCTGGAAATGAACTGGAAAGGTTTGA CTGGTACTGCAAGAGCATGAACCGCAGCCAGGCAGAGAATCTGTTGAAGACCGAG AACAAAGATGGTGGTTTCTTAGTACGAGACTCAAGCAAAGCTGGGAAGTACACCGTTTCTGTGTTCACCAAGGGCGG GGAGACTGCAGGTAGTTGCAGACACTACAACATTTGCACCACCCAACAAGGCCAGTTCTACTTGGCAGAGAAGCACCATTTCAGCAGCATCCCAGACCTCATTAACTACCACCAGCACAATGCAGCAG GTATGGTCAGCAGGCTGAAATACATTGTGTCAAGTCGTGCACAAAATGCCCCTTCCACAGCAGGGCTTGGGTATG GGGTATGGGAAATTGACCCACGCCACCTCACCTTCATCAAGGAGCTGGGCAACGGGCAGTTTGGAGTGGTGAAGTATGGGAAGTGGCAGGGCCAGCATGACGTGGCCATCAAGATGATCAAGGAGGGCTCCATGTCGGAAGACGACTTCATAGAGGAGGCCAAAGTCATGAT GAAGCTCCGCCACGAGAACTTGGTTCAGCTGTATGGCGTGTGCACCAAACAAAGGCCCATCTACATTGTCACAGAGTTCCTCTCCAACGGCTGCCTGCTCAGCTACCTGCGGGAAGGCCTAAAGCAGCACATGTCCCCTATCCAGCTCCTGGAAATGTGTAAGGACGTCACAGAGGGCATGGCCTACCTGGAGGCTCAGCAGTACATCCACAGAGACCTG GCAGCCAGAAACTGCTTGGTAGATACCAATGGGACCATTAAAGTCACTGACTTTGGACTGTCAAG GTATGTCCTGGATGATGAGTACACCAGCTCTGCAGGGTCCAAGTTCCCTGTGCGCTGGTCGCCTCCTGAGGTCCTGCTCTTCTGTAAATTCAGCAGCAAGTCCGACATCTGGGCTTATG GGGTCTTAATGTGGGAGGTCTACACCTTGGGAAAGCTGCCCTACGAACGGTTAAACAACAATGAGATAGTGGACCAGGTGTCCCGAGGCCATCGTCTCTATCGCCCCCAGCTGGCCAATGACAGAGTCTTCGCCATCATGACCAGCTGTTGGCTGGAT AAGGCAGACGAGAGACCCACCTTTCAGGAGCTGTCGGTGACTGTTCAGGACTTGCTGTATGAGCTCCAGTAG